One Candidatus Poribacteria bacterium DNA segment encodes these proteins:
- a CDS encoding CHAD domain-containing protein, with the protein MAKAHKLTGVEPLRSYRENARTILPQKVEEVWTWEPFIRDASRREELHNMRISIKRLRYTMEIFHVAYTVPKEGFEETAVICGKRFSEFLAVIVDLQEILGDVHDADVVLDVLTDDTQRTAENVLAPGVATLIARTRKTRKADYETFLKKWEHLSATGIKQKLLSFLGE; encoded by the coding sequence ATGGCGAAAGCGCATAAACTCACCGGCGTTGAACCGCTCCGCAGCTACCGCGAAAATGCACGAACAATTCTTCCACAGAAAGTTGAAGAAGTTTGGACATGGGAGCCGTTCATTCGGGATGCATCCAGGCGCGAAGAACTTCATAACATGCGGATTTCGATTAAACGCCTTCGGTATACAATGGAGATTTTTCACGTTGCGTATACTGTTCCAAAAGAGGGTTTTGAGGAAACTGCAGTAATTTGTGGCAAACGTTTCTCGGAATTCCTTGCTGTCATCGTTGACTTACAGGAGATACTCGGCGATGTCCATGACGCTGATGTTGTCTTGGATGTTTTAACCGATGATACGCAGCGGACGGCGGAGAACGTTTTAGCACCGGGTGTTGCTACGCTTATCGCCCGAACAAGGAAGACTCGGAAAGCGGATTATGAAACATTTCTGAAAAAGTGGGAGCATCTATCAGCGACGGGTATCAAACAAAAATTATTATCGTTTTTAGGAGAATAG
- a CDS encoding ROK family glucokinase, with the protein MGANVIGVDMGGTKILSAVIDADGNILGTAKVPTKADKGASEVIDRIADCIRKAIDKSGVASDSIQAVGIGAPGPLDPATGVVIFAPNLGWRDVPLKAELEARVGFPTFVDNDVNVGTLGEHVFGAGRGVQNVVGIFVGTGIGGGIILNGELFHGASKTAGEVGHIIVKAGGPRCGCGTRGCLEAIASRTAMTKQFQKAIVKKKKKSVISKLTDGDLGAIRSGVLAKAIRLNDKLTLKVFKKVTKYLGIGIGSIVNFLNPEMIVLGGGVVEALDDTFLDDIRAAAKKYSLPNTLDGVQIVRAELGDNSGILGAAALARQRSDN; encoded by the coding sequence ATGGGCGCGAATGTTATCGGTGTGGATATGGGAGGTACCAAGATTCTATCTGCTGTTATTGATGCGGACGGTAATATCTTGGGGACAGCCAAAGTACCAACCAAAGCGGACAAAGGAGCATCCGAGGTGATTGATCGGATTGCCGACTGTATCCGCAAGGCTATTGACAAATCAGGCGTTGCCTCCGATTCAATTCAGGCGGTCGGTATTGGCGCGCCCGGACCCTTGGATCCTGCGACAGGCGTTGTCATTTTCGCGCCGAACCTCGGTTGGAGAGATGTTCCCCTGAAGGCTGAGCTCGAAGCACGGGTCGGTTTTCCGACGTTTGTTGACAACGATGTGAACGTGGGTACACTCGGTGAACACGTGTTCGGGGCAGGTAGGGGTGTTCAGAACGTTGTCGGGATTTTTGTAGGCACCGGTATTGGGGGCGGCATTATTTTAAACGGCGAGTTGTTCCACGGTGCGAGCAAGACTGCGGGTGAAGTTGGACATATTATTGTCAAAGCCGGTGGACCCCGATGTGGCTGCGGCACGCGTGGATGCTTGGAAGCGATCGCCAGTCGGACGGCGATGACGAAGCAATTCCAGAAGGCTATTGTGAAAAAAAAGAAAAAGAGTGTGATTTCTAAACTCACCGATGGCGACCTTGGGGCTATTCGGAGCGGGGTTTTGGCAAAGGCGATTCGCTTAAACGATAAGTTAACCCTGAAGGTTTTCAAAAAAGTGACAAAGTATCTTGGGATTGGTATCGGTTCGATTGTAAATTTTTTGAACCCAGAGATGATTGTATTGGGTGGAGGTGTCGTTGAGGCACTCGACGACACATTCTTGGATGATATTCGCGCTGCTGCGAAGAAATACTCGCTTCCTAATACGCTGGACGGGGTCCAGATTGTCCGGGCAGAGTTGGGTGATAATTCCGGTATTCTTGGCGCAGCGGCACTCGCGCGACAGCGGTCCGACAACTGA
- a CDS encoding NAD(P)-dependent oxidoreductase encodes MENRKKVLITGASGYIAGRMLPEFRERYELVLLDVKKTNRQGEAVEGIQIAELTNPDRDAYRHHFEGVDAVVHCAFKGGSFENELANVQMAYNLYQTCVETDVRRVVVCSSNHAADYYERLIWADKWDVVTPEMRPLSDNFYGWAKEAYEHLGFVFATGHVDGKKLQNIQLRIGGPRETDMANSSADDLKAMHRGLGAYLSIRDQVQLFVKSIETENIEDENGIPFQIFYGISDNSHKFWSITNARKVIGYAPEDDSQLRFADRLAELLKEAR; translated from the coding sequence GTGGAAAATCGAAAAAAAGTCCTTATCACCGGTGCATCTGGCTATATTGCTGGACGGATGCTCCCGGAATTTCGAGAACGCTATGAACTCGTACTCTTGGACGTGAAAAAGACAAATCGGCAGGGAGAAGCGGTCGAAGGTATTCAGATTGCTGAGCTCACTAACCCTGACCGAGATGCCTATAGACACCATTTTGAAGGCGTTGACGCAGTTGTCCACTGTGCTTTTAAAGGTGGTAGTTTTGAGAACGAACTCGCTAACGTTCAGATGGCGTACAACCTCTATCAAACCTGTGTTGAGACGGATGTCCGACGCGTTGTCGTCTGTAGTTCCAACCACGCCGCCGACTATTATGAACGGCTGATATGGGCAGATAAGTGGGATGTGGTGACGCCAGAGATGCGTCCGCTCTCGGATAACTTCTACGGATGGGCAAAAGAGGCGTATGAACACCTTGGCTTTGTTTTCGCGACGGGGCATGTTGACGGTAAGAAGTTGCAGAATATCCAACTCCGTATCGGGGGACCGCGAGAGACCGACATGGCAAACTCTTCAGCAGATGATTTAAAAGCCATGCACCGCGGACTCGGGGCGTATTTGAGCATCCGGGATCAGGTTCAACTCTTTGTCAAGAGCATTGAGACGGAAAACATAGAGGACGAGAACGGGATTCCGTTCCAGATTTTCTACGGTATTAGTGACAATTCGCATAAGTTCTGGAGTATCACCAATGCCCGGAAAGTGATAGGCTATGCCCCAGAGGACGACAGTCAACTCCGTTTTGCTGATCGGTTGGCGGAATTGTTAAAGGAAGCGAGATAA
- a CDS encoding AAA-like domain-containing protein, with translation MPKKTRRFGTQGRLYPEDNYLVPRTVEGADFIRRVKEGKYIVLFAPRQTGKTTFFQLALEKLTTTDPTYFPIQLNFEVYEDCTPLEFYDGLTGDIHEKITDVFQERRQTPPDTIRHLLETTHLTNQLSLRTFLRALGKVLKDQRIVLIIDEFDAIPRSAVKGFLRVLREIYLSGRTRCPHSVGIIGVKDITQLDYDRSISPFNIQDEFHLPNFTFDQVQELFGQYTDEVGQVIAPDVIQSLHRQTAGQPYLVNRLAQILTEEMHTPKHETIMMPHFATAHRQLIHERNTNIEHLLTNVRKDRRFEALLMKIASYEQAPMFNPYNELMNELAIYGVITKGADGRCEILNPIYHYCITQAFQPAVTRYLPQHPKIYR, from the coding sequence ATGCCGAAAAAAACGCGACGCTTCGGAACCCAAGGCCGCCTCTATCCTGAAGATAACTACCTCGTCCCTCGAACAGTGGAGGGTGCCGACTTTATCAGGCGCGTCAAAGAGGGGAAGTATATTGTTCTTTTCGCCCCTCGGCAGACCGGCAAAACCACCTTCTTCCAATTAGCACTCGAAAAACTCACCACCACAGATCCGACCTATTTCCCCATTCAACTCAATTTTGAGGTGTACGAAGACTGCACCCCTTTAGAGTTTTACGATGGCCTCACCGGTGATATCCATGAGAAAATCACAGATGTTTTTCAAGAACGCCGACAGACCCCGCCTGATACCATAAGGCACCTATTGGAAACTACACACCTCACGAATCAACTCTCTCTGCGAACGTTTCTCAGAGCATTAGGAAAGGTTTTAAAGGATCAACGGATCGTCCTCATCATTGACGAGTTTGATGCTATTCCGCGTAGTGCAGTGAAAGGGTTTCTTCGCGTACTTCGCGAAATCTATCTCTCCGGCAGGACGCGATGTCCGCATAGTGTTGGCATTATCGGTGTTAAAGACATCACGCAGCTGGATTACGACAGATCCATTTCGCCGTTCAACATCCAAGATGAATTTCATTTACCCAACTTCACGTTTGATCAGGTACAGGAACTGTTTGGACAATATACAGATGAAGTCGGACAAGTGATCGCGCCCGATGTCATCCAATCCCTCCACCGGCAGACCGCCGGGCAGCCCTATCTTGTTAATCGATTGGCACAAATTCTCACTGAGGAGATGCACACCCCGAAACACGAGACGATTATGATGCCCCACTTCGCAACGGCACACAGACAACTTATCCACGAACGGAACACAAATATTGAACACCTTCTGACGAATGTCCGTAAGGATAGACGGTTTGAAGCACTTCTTATGAAAATTGCTTCCTACGAACAAGCACCAATGTTTAATCCTTACAATGAACTCATGAACGAACTTGCCATTTACGGGGTCATTACAAAAGGTGCTGACGGCCGTTGTGAAATCCTCAATCCGATTTATCACTATTGCATCACGCAAGCATTCCAACCTGCAGTGACTCGTTATCTTCCACAACACCCGAAAATATATCGTTGA
- a CDS encoding sigma-70 family RNA polymerase sigma factor, with the protein MFDFDETHLIERTQRGDTEAFGPLVVKYQHRVYNHILGNVRNPEIAKDLTQETWLKAFRAVHTFRGDSTFTSWLYRIAENACIDYFRKQKKADAIEPLHTVAERCITDTYPSPCQDIVNQELREHLRAAIEQLTPIRKQVFRLYYFHEFPIKNIAVRLKKSEGTIKSHLRNARLQLQEYLTPYLKNRDRVAP; encoded by the coding sequence TTGTTTGATTTTGACGAAACACACCTCATTGAACGCACCCAACGCGGTGACACTGAAGCCTTCGGTCCGCTCGTTGTCAAATACCAACACCGCGTCTACAATCACATACTTGGAAATGTCAGAAACCCCGAAATCGCTAAAGACCTCACACAAGAGACATGGCTCAAAGCGTTTCGTGCTGTCCACACCTTCCGTGGCGATTCTACCTTCACCTCATGGCTCTACCGCATCGCCGAAAACGCCTGTATTGATTATTTCCGAAAACAGAAGAAAGCGGATGCTATCGAACCACTGCACACTGTCGCGGAACGCTGTATCACTGACACGTATCCCTCCCCATGTCAGGACATCGTGAATCAAGAACTTCGAGAACATCTCCGGGCTGCCATCGAGCAGCTCACCCCCATCCGCAAACAAGTCTTTCGCCTCTACTACTTTCACGAATTTCCCATCAAAAACATCGCCGTCCGCCTCAAAAAATCCGAAGGGACTATCAAATCACATCTCCGCAATGCACGCCTCCAACTTCAAGAATACCTCACGCCGTATCTAAAAAACCGTGATAGAGTCGCTCCATGA
- a CDS encoding transporter: protein MKNHTMCITNFLLIFIFFTAAYADTLKQSRADSHAPIGVMADHGHKIGEMMLAYRFMAMDMRGLQSRATLVETADILKDFKMAPTQMRMQMHMLGAMFAPHNRVTLMAMTNYQRNTMQMEGSHQHTHGDHKHPIGHHEMSSAGIGDTKIAVLPTIWKSHGLTILANLGVSLPTGSIAKKDETDNLLPYPMQLGSGSFQVIPGVTLFGFHNMWSYGGQLRGGFPLNINISGYRHGNTFNATAWGARRINNWISLSSRLLLSRRGNITGSHPDLNPNMTPSHRPDFRGSTRLDFAVSSNLIIPTGIFTGQRFAIEFQMPLYQNLAGTQLKTISQLTIGWQYGFKVW, encoded by the coding sequence TTGAAAAACCACACAATGTGCATAACAAATTTCCTACTTATATTTATTTTTTTCACCGCCGCTTATGCTGACACACTCAAGCAGTCTCGCGCTGATAGCCATGCTCCGATCGGTGTGATGGCAGACCATGGGCATAAAATAGGTGAAATGATGCTTGCTTACCGTTTCATGGCGATGGATATGAGGGGACTACAATCCAGGGCGACTCTTGTTGAGACAGCGGATATCCTCAAAGATTTTAAGATGGCTCCCACACAGATGCGTATGCAGATGCACATGCTTGGTGCAATGTTTGCACCACACAACCGTGTCACTCTCATGGCAATGACAAACTACCAACGCAATACTATGCAAATGGAAGGTTCACATCAGCACACACATGGCGATCATAAACATCCAATAGGACATCATGAAATGTCGAGTGCGGGCATCGGCGATACAAAGATCGCGGTATTACCCACGATTTGGAAAAGCCATGGCCTGACAATCCTGGCAAACCTCGGTGTGTCACTCCCTACCGGTTCCATTGCCAAAAAGGATGAGACTGATAATCTCCTCCCCTATCCGATGCAACTGGGAAGCGGGTCTTTTCAAGTCATCCCCGGTGTCACGCTCTTTGGCTTTCACAACATGTGGTCTTATGGCGGGCAACTGCGCGGCGGGTTTCCCCTAAATATCAATATCAGTGGGTACCGACACGGAAACACCTTTAATGCCACCGCATGGGGGGCTCGACGTATCAACAATTGGATCAGTCTCAGTAGCCGATTATTATTGTCACGACGCGGAAATATCACCGGGAGCCACCCGGATTTAAATCCAAACATGACCCCCAGTCACCGTCCAGATTTCCGAGGGAGCACACGGCTTGACTTTGCAGTCTCCAGCAATCTTATCATTCCGACCGGGATCTTCACGGGACAAAGATTCGCGATTGAGTTCCAGATGCCTCTCTATCAGAACCTCGCGGGAACGCAACTCAAAACAATATCGCAGCTCACCATTGGTTGGCAATACGGCTTCAAAGTTTGGTAG
- a CDS encoding CDP-alcohol phosphatidyltransferase family protein produces the protein MLANTITLGRVFFTFGVIALFRVPSVLNRGIPAAIVLIFTLDAVDGLVARKYNQTTKLGAILDPIADRIIENTFWIYFTVTGLTPLWMPVTILTSGFLIDNLQPYINPSKNGWTHLLIRSYTSQALCGIAKMSTFLFLASISIFKPENTAIESAGTILVNATIAFCLIRGTPSLVIVWKNFRR, from the coding sequence ATGCTTGCAAACACCATAACACTTGGTCGTGTTTTTTTCACCTTCGGTGTCATAGCCCTGTTTCGCGTGCCTTCAGTTTTAAATAGAGGGATCCCCGCAGCTATTGTTCTTATTTTCACGCTTGATGCTGTTGATGGTCTCGTTGCCCGCAAATATAACCAGACAACCAAACTGGGAGCAATCCTTGACCCTATAGCCGACAGAATTATTGAAAACACCTTCTGGATCTATTTTACTGTAACTGGGCTGACTCCTTTATGGATGCCAGTTACCATTCTGACTAGCGGTTTTTTGATAGACAACTTGCAGCCCTATATCAACCCATCAAAAAATGGATGGACCCACCTTCTGATTCGTTCCTACACAAGCCAAGCACTTTGTGGCATCGCCAAAATGAGTACCTTTCTTTTTCTTGCGAGCATCAGTATTTTCAAACCCGAAAATACTGCTATAGAATCAGCAGGTACAATACTTGTTAATGCCACTATTGCCTTTTGTCTCATTCGGGGAACTCCGTCATTGGTAATAGTATGGAAAAACTTTCGTCGTTAA
- a CDS encoding tetratricopeptide repeat protein, translating to GIEDWTQAIELNPDEAETYYNRGLTRVKLADLQTTQGHVEGARALYEAGIEDWTQAIELNPDEAETYYNRGLGQFRLGEFKANQGDVEAAQQHYHGAIGDWMQMLQLDSESAEPYMNLGAARTNLGELKANQGDVEAAQQHYHGAIADSTQAIERIPEDAVAYNNRGYAKYLLGKSEATAGNIAEARKLYESAIIDSDASIQRNSETAYAYHTRGVIKAALGDLEGAIADFDRAIKINPESAADYYERGRAKAALGKKEAAEMDFKKAKELDPEKLKE from the coding sequence CTGGCATAGAAGACTGGACGCAAGCCATTGAATTAAATCCTGATGAGGCGGAGACTTACTACAATCGTGGACTTACGAGAGTCAAACTTGCAGATCTGCAAACTACCCAAGGACATGTAGAGGGAGCCAGAGCGTTATATGAAGCTGGCATAGAAGACTGGACGCAAGCCATTGAATTAAATCCTGATGAGGCGGAGACCTACTACAATCGTGGACTTGGGCAGTTCCGCCTTGGTGAATTTAAAGCAAATCAAGGGGATGTAGAAGCAGCACAGCAGCATTATCACGGCGCGATTGGGGATTGGATGCAAATGCTCCAACTCGATTCAGAAAGTGCTGAACCCTACATGAACCTTGGAGCTGCAAGGACCAACCTTGGTGAACTTAAAGCAAATCAAGGGGATGTAGAGGCAGCACAGCAGCATTATCACGGCGCGATTGCAGACAGCACGCAAGCTATCGAACGAATTCCTGAGGATGCTGTAGCGTACAACAATCGGGGGTATGCAAAGTATCTGCTTGGAAAATCTGAAGCCACTGCAGGAAATATAGCAGAAGCCAGAAAACTTTATGAATCGGCGATAATAGATAGTGACGCATCTATCCAACGAAATTCGGAAACTGCTTATGCCTACCATACACGTGGCGTTATAAAGGCTGCCCTTGGGGACCTTGAAGGGGCAATAGCCGATTTTGATAGAGCCATCAAGATAAACCCAGAATCCGCCGCAGACTACTACGAACGCGGGCGTGCGAAAGCAGCACTTGGGAAAAAGGAGGCAGCAGAGATGGATTTCAAGAAGGCTAAGGAGCTGGATCCAGAAAAATTAAAAGAATAA
- a CDS encoding trypsin-like peptidase domain-containing protein, producing MKANRKFLFVLPVFLMICACTQVPQQIAFEKPVASRADLSSGQVKDSILLVIATQDNLRRRVGSTSFFVAPNKIATNIHVVAGVDPVLAHVRVKGTTWAIRGVTAYDVKNDLVILEISGKGTPLPLGDSDTVQSGDAVSVMGYPNGKYTVTEGTIDRVRKSDKWFQMDTRISGGNSGSPVINNKGQVIGIAALGGAPFSYAIPSNTLKALLTQSGPPEPLSKWCKRRRIRAFVYANQGISKFYVNHYNEAITNFDKAIELNPDEAETYYNRGFAKVKLADLQTTQGHVEGARA from the coding sequence ATGAAAGCAAACCGAAAATTTTTATTCGTCTTACCGGTTTTCTTAATGATCTGCGCCTGCACACAGGTGCCACAGCAAATCGCTTTTGAAAAACCGGTCGCGTCGCGTGCAGACTTATCATCTGGACAGGTAAAAGATTCTATATTACTTGTGATAGCTACGCAAGACAATTTAAGGAGGCGGGTTGGTTCTACAAGTTTCTTCGTTGCCCCTAACAAAATAGCGACAAACATCCACGTGGTCGCTGGTGTCGACCCCGTCCTTGCACACGTCCGAGTCAAGGGCACGACGTGGGCTATTCGCGGCGTCACGGCGTATGATGTGAAAAATGACCTTGTCATCCTTGAGATATCAGGTAAAGGCACCCCTCTTCCGCTGGGTGATAGCGACACCGTTCAGAGCGGAGATGCTGTTTCTGTCATGGGATACCCGAATGGAAAATATACGGTCACAGAAGGGACGATAGACCGCGTTCGGAAGAGTGACAAGTGGTTTCAGATGGACACTCGCATTTCAGGTGGCAACAGTGGTTCTCCAGTCATCAACAATAAAGGGCAAGTGATAGGTATCGCCGCGCTTGGCGGAGCACCTTTCAGTTATGCGATCCCATCAAATACTTTGAAAGCCTTACTCACCCAGTCGGGTCCCCCCGAACCGTTGTCAAAGTGGTGTAAACGCAGACGTATTCGTGCCTTCGTCTACGCGAATCAGGGGATCAGTAAGTTCTATGTCAATCACTATAATGAAGCCATAACTAACTTTGACAAAGCTATTGAGCTAAATCCTGATGAGGCGGAGACTTACTACAATCGTGGATTTGCGAAAGTCAAACTTGCAGATCTGCAAACTACCCAAGGACATGTAGAGGGAGCCAGAGCG
- a CDS encoding RNA polymerase sigma factor: protein MIDDEKARDIELVRKIRDGDENAFTELHRRYRPNIYNYIAKKIEDRQDAEELVQDTFMKVWQHIHTLNEPDKVLNWMYRIAAQLIAGWHRKQKSASRRGSSVDVYEAEGDIVASTALYQTAEETAFIAERFDTLDKAIAQLPERDQRMIRLQSDGHSYEEIAEIRGETVSAVKNRLSRAKQKLKVWAEAWKKADAEGLDMEFSEVHEKKGK, encoded by the coding sequence ATGATTGACGATGAAAAAGCACGAGATATAGAGCTCGTCCGTAAGATACGCGATGGCGACGAAAACGCATTTACCGAACTCCACCGGCGTTACCGTCCTAATATCTACAACTACATCGCCAAGAAAATAGAGGACCGGCAAGATGCAGAGGAATTGGTGCAAGATACATTCATGAAGGTATGGCAACACATCCATACGCTCAACGAGCCTGATAAAGTCCTGAACTGGATGTACCGCATCGCCGCCCAACTGATTGCGGGGTGGCACCGAAAGCAGAAGTCCGCCAGTCGCAGAGGATCCAGCGTTGATGTGTATGAGGCAGAAGGCGACATCGTAGCCTCAACAGCCCTCTATCAGACTGCAGAAGAAACTGCCTTCATCGCAGAACGCTTCGATACCCTTGATAAAGCAATTGCGCAACTTCCTGAAAGAGACCAGCGGATGATTCGGCTGCAATCGGACGGACACAGTTACGAAGAAATCGCTGAGATACGCGGAGAAACTGTTTCCGCGGTGAAAAATAGGCTATCTCGGGCGAAGCAGAAACTCAAAGTCTGGGCAGAGGCTTGGAAAAAAGCCGATGCTGAAGGCTTAGACATGGAGTTCTCTGAGGTTCATGAGAAGAAGGGTAAATAA
- a CDS encoding Ldh family oxidoreductase has product MPNFTAAALTTICLNVFEKLNISKAEAELVTRSMVGANRVGHDSHGVIHLPKYVGELEAGLIQPDAPTETLHESASIAVLDGNWGFGPVIATRAVELAVRKAKQTDISSVTVSRCNEVGRLGGYACLAADAEMIGLLMANDHGGGTCVAPHGGVEGRLSTNPMACAVPIEGQYPIVLDMSTSVVASGKIRVKQHRDEALPHGWLIDGEGESTTNPDDFYGVPPATLLPFGGTVSAHKGYGLSVIVDILAGALTGAGCSRSEDARVGNGLFVLVINVASFRDFPGFSAEIERFIAYLKSAKRVAGIDAIRMPGERGWEEQRRREREGIPIDEETWTQIQALLD; this is encoded by the coding sequence ATGCCCAACTTTACCGCAGCAGCACTGACCACGATATGCTTAAACGTGTTTGAGAAATTAAACATATCGAAAGCCGAAGCGGAGTTGGTAACCCGTTCCATGGTCGGTGCCAATCGCGTCGGGCACGATTCACACGGTGTCATCCATCTCCCGAAGTATGTCGGTGAATTGGAGGCAGGGTTAATCCAACCCGATGCGCCGACAGAGACACTACACGAATCTGCCTCAATCGCGGTGTTAGATGGCAATTGGGGGTTCGGTCCTGTCATCGCGACGCGTGCGGTTGAATTGGCGGTTCGGAAAGCGAAACAGACAGACATAAGCTCTGTCACTGTTTCACGGTGTAATGAGGTCGGTAGGTTAGGCGGATATGCATGTCTCGCTGCAGATGCGGAGATGATTGGGTTGCTCATGGCGAACGACCACGGCGGTGGCACGTGTGTCGCACCACACGGCGGTGTTGAAGGACGACTCTCTACCAATCCGATGGCGTGTGCGGTGCCGATTGAGGGGCAATATCCGATTGTGTTGGATATGTCTACGAGTGTTGTTGCATCCGGGAAGATTCGGGTTAAGCAGCATCGAGACGAGGCGTTGCCTCACGGATGGTTGATTGATGGAGAGGGTGAATCGACGACGAACCCGGACGATTTTTATGGTGTACCCCCTGCTACGTTATTGCCGTTTGGCGGTACAGTTTCGGCACACAAAGGATACGGGTTGAGTGTTATTGTGGATATTCTTGCAGGTGCGCTTACGGGTGCAGGGTGTAGTCGGAGTGAGGATGCCCGCGTCGGAAACGGGTTGTTCGTACTTGTGATTAACGTTGCGAGTTTTAGAGATTTTCCGGGGTTCAGCGCGGAAATAGAGCGATTTATTGCGTATCTCAAATCGGCGAAGCGTGTCGCTGGCATTGACGCAATTCGGATGCCAGGAGAACGCGGTTGGGAAGAACAACGCAGACGGGAACGGGAAGGCATACCAATAGATGAGGAAACGTGGACACAAATTCAGGCGTTATTGGATTAG
- the ugpC gene encoding sn-glycerol-3-phosphate ABC transporter ATP-binding protein UgpC, with protein sequence MAYVTLKDVTKIYDGDVLAVEQANFEIPDESFTVLVGPSGCGKSTLLRMIAGLEQITEGDIYIDDERINDIPPKDRDIAMVFQNYALYPHMTVYKNMAFGLKLRKYPKAEIDQRVKEAAEILSISHLLNRKPKHLSGGERQRVAVGRAIVRHPKVFLFDEPLSNLDAKLRVQMRMEISRLHDRLDATIVYVTHDQVEAMTMGDQIIVLNEGKIQQIADPGTLYHKPANQFVGGFIGTPPMNFIETQIANNGGTSALRFENFKVELNSHLQGALNKLSGEAVTLGIRPEDIHVGENGNNSVGTQVELVEPLGNHALLYLRTENNNFVAQSDLADLPQHNAPLTVNFNMDKAHLFHPETGESLTT encoded by the coding sequence ATGGCGTATGTCACTTTGAAGGACGTTACCAAAATTTACGATGGTGATGTCCTCGCAGTTGAACAAGCAAACTTTGAGATTCCGGACGAGTCGTTTACTGTGCTTGTCGGTCCGTCGGGATGCGGCAAATCGACGCTTTTGCGGATGATCGCGGGGCTGGAACAAATAACGGAAGGCGACATCTATATCGACGATGAACGTATTAACGACATACCCCCTAAAGATAGGGACATCGCCATGGTCTTCCAAAACTATGCCCTTTACCCACACATGACGGTGTACAAGAATATGGCGTTCGGGCTGAAACTCCGCAAATATCCCAAAGCAGAGATCGACCAGCGTGTCAAAGAAGCCGCGGAGATTCTGAGTATCTCGCACCTCTTGAACCGGAAACCGAAGCACCTCTCCGGTGGTGAACGCCAACGCGTTGCAGTCGGTAGGGCAATCGTTCGACATCCAAAAGTATTCCTGTTCGACGAGCCGTTGAGCAACCTCGATGCGAAGTTGCGTGTACAGATGCGGATGGAAATCAGTCGCCTACACGACCGGCTTGATGCCACCATCGTCTACGTCACACACGACCAAGTTGAAGCAATGACGATGGGAGACCAGATCATCGTACTCAATGAGGGAAAAATCCAGCAGATTGCCGATCCGGGAACGCTCTATCACAAACCCGCAAATCAATTCGTCGGTGGCTTTATCGGCACACCACCGATGAACTTTATAGAGACACAGATTGCAAATAACGGTGGCACGTCAGCACTCCGATTTGAAAACTTCAAAGTGGAACTGAATTCCCACCTCCAAGGAGCCCTCAACAAACTTTCGGGAGAAGCAGTGACACTCGGCATCCGTCCGGAAGATATTCATGTTGGTGAAAACGGAAACAACAGTGTTGGAACGCAGGTAGAACTGGTCGAACCGCTCGGAAATCATGCGCTGCTGTACTTGCGGACAGAAAATAACAATTTCGTCGCACAATCGGATCTCGCTGATTTGCCACAACACAACGCGCCCTTGACAGTCAACTTCAACATGGACAAAGCGCACCTGTTTCACCCAGAGACAGGCGAATCGTTGACAACATAG